A region from the Wolbachia endosymbiont (group A) of Rhinocyllus conicus genome encodes:
- a CDS encoding DUF3168 domain-containing protein — MEKIQAINELYNSIYAALKANSDLRKYVTNIYDYLPKQVTIPYLRLHVVNYNNLHMLSNFATKARFSCDIYTHHIGSMFAIIRHINLILKSIKYSDNETILESNCAMSQHDEILHSTINFDILMKGGDNEQITAKN; from the coding sequence AAACGAGTTGTACAATAGTATTTATGCAGCACTAAAAGCAAACTCTGATTTAAGGAAATATGTTACTAACATTTATGACTACTTACCTAAACAGGTCACCATTCCTTACCTGAGATTGCATGTAGTGAATTATAATAATCTGCACATGCTGTCCAATTTTGCTACAAAGGCAAGATTTTCATGCGACATATATACCCATCATATAGGCAGTATGTTTGCCATTATAAGGCATATTAACTTGATACTTAAGAGTATTAAATATTCTGATAATGAAACTATTTTGGAAAGTAATTGTGCTATGAGTCAGCACGATGAAATTTTACATTCAACAATTAATTTTGATATTTTAATGAAAGGAGGCGATAATGAGCAAATTACAGCTAAAAATTAA
- a CDS encoding phage tail tube protein, with translation MSKLQLKIKDHDNNFIVLNNIRNLRFTLRNNREEVKDISSFGWRKVLDCAGSRHITIKINGILDSVLADELLRNSAILNSNNDYEINFNTKEKIRLRCSVELYERYYDPAAFDSFTVILASAEVVNAFH, from the coding sequence ATGAGCAAATTACAGCTAAAAATTAAAGATCATGACAATAATTTTATTGTGTTAAATAATATACGAAACCTAAGGTTTACTTTGCGTAATAACAGAGAAGAGGTGAAAGATATTTCTTCTTTTGGCTGGAGAAAAGTGCTCGATTGTGCTGGAAGCAGACACATTACGATAAAAATTAATGGAATTTTAGACTCTGTATTAGCTGATGAATTATTACGTAATTCTGCTATATTAAACTCTAATAATGATTATGAAATTAATTTTAACACTAAGGAAAAGATCAGATTACGGTGTTCAGTTGAACTGTATGAGAGATATTATGACCCCGCTGCTTTTGACAGTTTTACTGTAATTTTAGCGAGTGCTGAAGTTGTAAACGCTTTTCATTAA